The genomic DNA TTGCGTTAAAAGTTTGTGGAGAACTAATTTTCAGCTCCCTTGATTGCACAGATACCATGCACAATTGCACAGATAGTGCACTAGCAGTGAAGTTCATGGATATCCAATACAACTAGCTCAAATAGAATATTTTTACACGAGCGACTTTTTTTAGCGAATTATTCACAGAATTGATTTGATATGCAAAATATTGGCCGCTTCAAATAAATCTGTCATACCATTATATTTATATCTATGATTAGAGTGCTGATCGACCTCGGAATATTCTAGTAAGACGGATTATCCATCTGCCGACACTGTACGTCGACTTCGAGCGGAGTCAGCCAATCGCCAATTCAAGAGGTCGGCGGGGCCGTGCCGGCCACTACTATCGCGGGACCCACTGCCCGCTGCCCTACGGTACCCTGTCCGGTGCCGGCCGGTGGGCAGTGCACGTAGATTCATATGTGGGTACGGCATTTCTCATTTTGTTGTTGATTTTGCAGCCACGAAATATCGGAACATATATATTTATGAATTATGACACATGTTGCATAGAACAACTTATTGTTGTGCATAAACCTACAGCAGTTTTGATAGTACAAGATAACCTTTTTCATAATGGCCAAAGTACCATACTTTCATATTATTGATTATTCCATCCATTcgaaattgtaggtcgttttggttttttttctagattcatagatattattatgcatctagacacagtgtatgtttagatgcgtaataatatctatgaactagaaaagtcaaaacgacctacaatttggaacggagggagcactaagcttttctaaatatatagattttgctatgtatttaaatataatattatatcgagatacataacaaaaattatatattaaaaaattaaaataatctatattttAAAATGGAAGGATCGTTGAAATTGCTCCATGACAGAGGTTGAAATTGCTGGTGAAGTTTTTCCTTGCACTTGTGGAGATAGATGGAACCATTTGCCAAGGACCGTCAAGTTGATCATGAATCCAGCGTCCACGGTTTCATAATGCGCTACGCAACAAAGTATGTACACGTGTCGGGTGTTTAGCTTATTATACGTGTACGTATTTCCACATCGCAATAACCCACGTCAGCAGTTAACGACCGTCCCATTccgctggccggccggctctcCGCCTATATAACGCGAGCAAGTGCCGAGGTGCCAAGCAGCAACACAAGTAAGCCAAACACATCAGCTACCAAGCAAGCACCACCATCCTATTGTCACTTTCGCGCTTCAACAAGGCCGTCCCGTTTCATCCATGGCGGaggagaagcaccaccaccaccacctcttcAACCACAAGAAGGACGATGAGGCGGCGGAGCAGCCCGCCGGCGGGTACGGCGAGTACACGGAGGCGACCGTGACGGAGGTGGTGTCCACCGGCGAGGACGAGTACGACACGTacaagaaggaggagaaggagcacAAGCACAAGCAGCACCTCGGCGAGGcaggcgccgtcgccgccggcgccttcgCTCTTGtacgtcctcctcctcctcgatcttTCGTGCTTCCTTCGTTGTGCTGATCAATCTTTAATTTCACTGTGTGATCTATCGGCCGCGACGCGAATGAACTTTGGCTCCGAGTTAAATAATTCCTTGTGTGCATGCAGTACGAGAAGCACGAGGCGAAGAAGGACCCCGAGCACGCGCACCGGCACAAGATCGAGGAggaggtcgcggcggcggcggccgtgggctCCGGCGGCTTCGCCTTCCACGAGCACcacgagaagaagaaggaccaCAAGGAcgccgaggaggccggcggcgagaagaagcaccaccac from Setaria italica strain Yugu1 chromosome VII, Setaria_italica_v2.0, whole genome shotgun sequence includes the following:
- the LOC101771419 gene encoding abscisic stress-ripening protein 1, with product MAEEKHHHHHLFNHKKDDEAAEQPAGGYGEYTEATVTEVVSTGEDEYDTYKKEEKEHKHKQHLGEAGAVAAGAFALYEKHEAKKDPEHAHRHKIEEEVAAAAAVGSGGFAFHEHHEKKKDHKDAEEAGGEKKHHHLFG